The Candidatus Eisenbacteria bacterium genome has a segment encoding these proteins:
- a CDS encoding LemA family protein, producing MKRGGLIAIVVLAIALIGIGGCVVGNYNNLVGADQAVKGKFAEVENQLQRRNDLIGNLVESVKGVATQEQEVFGAIADARARLGGAQSPQQTIEAGRAMDTALSRLLVVVENYPQLRSNEQFAQLMDELAGTENRLATSRMRYNEEVQKFNVLVKRFPTNLFAGMFNFKDATYYEVPEEAKALPKVDFGGLRQPK from the coding sequence ATGAAGCGTGGTGGACTCATCGCGATCGTGGTGCTCGCCATTGCATTGATCGGCATCGGCGGATGCGTGGTCGGCAACTACAACAATCTCGTCGGCGCCGACCAGGCGGTGAAGGGCAAGTTCGCCGAAGTCGAGAACCAGCTGCAGCGCCGCAATGACCTGATCGGCAACCTGGTCGAGTCCGTGAAGGGCGTGGCGACGCAGGAGCAGGAAGTGTTCGGCGCGATCGCCGACGCGCGCGCGCGGTTGGGTGGCGCTCAGTCCCCGCAGCAGACCATCGAGGCCGGACGCGCGATGGACACCGCGCTCTCACGCCTGCTGGTGGTGGTCGAGAACTACCCGCAGCTTCGCAGCAATGAACAGTTCGCCCAGCTCATGGACGAACTCGCCGGAACCGAGAACCGACTCGCGACCTCGCGCATGCGTTACAACGAGGAAGTGCAGAAGTTCAACGTGCTGGTGAAGCGCTTCCCGACCAACCTGTTCGCGGGCATGTTCAATTTCAAGGATGCGACCTACTACGAGGTGCCCGAAGAAGCGAAGGCGCTTCCGAAGGTCGACTTCGGGGGCCTGCGCCAGCCCAAGTAG